The Salvelinus sp. IW2-2015 linkage group LG8, ASM291031v2, whole genome shotgun sequence genome window below encodes:
- the phf6 gene encoding PHD finger protein 6 — MSAQRKGAAAKLRKCAFCRTNRDKECGQLLVSDNQKVAAHHKCMLFSSALVTSHSDCNENIGGFSVQDVRKEIKRGNKLMCWSCHRPGATVGCDVKTCRRTYHYYCAVWDKAQVKENPSQGSYLVYCRKHRDASQDASEDEQEQGGVANDSDSSPPRSRGRGRLEKERIKVGSRGQSEDTRSTSSQGVDDESSSHRDRSPLRGSGDGGQRCGFCHSGEEENEMRGVLHADNAKKVAAHYKCMLFSSGTVQLTTSSRAEFGNFDIKTVIQEIKRGKRMKCTLCTQLGATIGCEIKACVKTYHYHCGLQDKAKYIENMARGIYKLYCKNHSGNEERDEEDEERESRNRERAAIDHGGTLPLPPPQINGN, encoded by the exons ATGTCGGCACAGAGGAAGGGAGCGGCAGCAAAGCTGCGAAAATGTGCCTTCTGCAGGACGAACCGGGACAAGGagtgtggacagctgctcgtgtCGGACAACCAGAAGGTGGCAGCCCACCATAAGTGCATG CTTTTCTCCTCCGCGCTGGTTACATCTCACTCAGACTGCAACGAGAACATCGGGGGGTTTTCTGTCCAGGATGTGAGAAAGGAGATCAAGAGAGGGAATAAACTT atGTGTTGGTCCTGCCATCGGCCTGGTGCCACTGTTGGCTGTGATGTGAAGACATGCCGGCGGACGTATCACTACTACTGCGCAGTATGGGACAAGGCCCAGGTCAAAGAGAATCCCTCACAAGGGAGCTACCT TGTGTATTGTCGCAAACACCGGGATGCCTCCCAGGATGCCAGTGAAG ATGAACAGGAACAAGGAGGTGTTGCCAATGACTCCGACTCCTCCCCTCCACGGAGTAGGGGGCGTGGGAGATTAGAGAAAGAGCGAATCAAAGTTGGATCCCGTGGCCAATCAGAGGACACACGCTCGACCTCCTCTCAAGGTGTAGATGATGAGAGCTCCTCGCAt AGGGACAGGTCCCCTCTGAGGGGCTCTGGGGACGGTGGCCAGCGCTGTGGCTTCTGCCACTccggagaggaggagaacgagatGCGGGGCGTGCTACATGCAGATAATGCAAAAAAGGTTGCTGCACATTACAAGTGCATG CTGTTCTCATCGGGAACCGTCCAACTCACTACCTCCTCACGGGCTGAATTTGGGAACTTTGACATCAAAACGGTCATCCAGGAAATCAAGAGGGGGAAGAGAATG AAATGTACCCTGTGTACCCAGTTGGGAGCCACTATTGGCTGTGAGATCAAAGCCTGTGTGAAGACCTATCATTATCACTGCGGCCTGCAGGACAAGGCCAAGTACATAGAGAACATGGCTCGTGGCATCTACAA GCTGTACTGTAAGAATCACAGTGGGAATGAGGAGcgggatgaggaggatgaggagagggagagtcgCAACAGAGAGAGGGCGGCCATTGATCACGGGGGAACACTGCCTCTGCCTCCGCCACAAATCAATGGCAACTAG
- the LOC111967269 gene encoding calcium-binding protein 39: MPFPFGKSQKNPAEIVKSLKENVAYLEKLDAAESKKCEKVAEEVSKNLSSLKEVLCGSGDKEPQTEAVAQLAQELYNTNLLIALIANLQRIDFEGKKDVVHLFSNIVRRQIGTRTPTVEYISSHPQILFMLLKGYESAEVALNCGVMLRESLRHEPLARTILFSEDFYCFFRYVEFSTFDIASDAFASFKDLLTRHKIMCADFLETNYDQVFTEYEKLLHSENYVTKRQSLKLLGELLLDRHNFTVMTKYISRAENLKLMMNMLRDNSRNIQFEAFHVFKVFVANPNKTQPVLDILLKNQAKLVDFLSRFQRDRSEDEQFCDEKIYLIKQIRDLKRPTAPEEA, translated from the exons ATGCCGTTCCCCTTCGGGAAGTCTCAGAAGAACCCTGCGGAGATTGTGAAGAGTCTGAAGGAGAACGTAGCTTACTTGGAAAAGCTGGATGCGGCAGAAAGCAAAAAATGTGAAAAG GTTGCAGAGGAGGTGTCTAAGAACCTATCATCTCTGAAAGAGGTGCTGTGTGGTTCAGGGGACAAGGAGCCCCAAACYGAGGCTGTGGCCCAACTGGCCCAGGAGCTGTACAACACCAACCTCCTCATTGCTCTCATCGCAAACCTGCAGAGGATTGATTTTGAG GGAAAGAAGGATGTGGTGCATCTGTTCAGCAACATTGTGCGGCGCCAGATTGGCACCCGTACGCCCACGGTTGAGTATATCTCCTCACACCCACAGATCCTCTTCATGCTGCTGAAAGG GTACGAGAGTGCGGAGGTGGCTCTGAACTGTGGGGTGATGTTAAGGGAGAGCCTGCGTCATGAGCCCCTGGCCCGCACAATTCTCTTCTCGGAGGACTTCTACTGCTTCTTCCGCTATGTAGAGTTCTCCACCTTCGACATCGCCTCAGACGCTTTCGCTTCGTTCAAG GATCTTCTCACGAGACACAAGATTATGTGCGCAGATTTTCTGGAGACCAATTATGACCAGGTGTTTACAGAATATGAGAAGCTACTGCATTCCGAGAATTATGTCACCAAACGGCAGTCCCTAAAG CTCCTGGGAGAGCTTCTTCTGGACAGACACAACTTCACTGTGATGACCAAGTACATCAGCCGGGCTGAGAACTTGAAGCTGATGATGAACATGCTGAGAGACAACAGCCGCAACATCCAGTTTGAGGCCTTCCATGTCTTCAAG GTGTTTGTGGCCAACCCCAACAAGACCCAGCCGGTGCTGGACATCCTGCTGAAGAATCAGGCCAAGCTGGTGGACTTCCTGAGCCGCTTCCAGAGAGACCGCTCCGAGGACGAGCAGTTCTGCGATGAGAAGATTTACCTGATCAAGCAGATTCGCGACCTGAAGAGGCCCACAGCACCAGAGGAGGCATGA